One part of the Oncorhynchus clarkii lewisi isolate Uvic-CL-2024 chromosome 7, UVic_Ocla_1.0, whole genome shotgun sequence genome encodes these proteins:
- the LOC139414071 gene encoding gamma-glutamylaminecyclotransferase-like produces MTYIFVYGTLKKGQPNYFRMLPDQGNGKAEFCGHARTVDGYPLVIAGKYNIPYLLNRPGEGHRVQGEVYRVDDTMLSFLDAFEGCPTMYQRTSVQIELEDWKVEGRERSPGSMMEAFFYSTTSYQPAWLKHNFYENYDAYGDHGLVYIDREDREIH; encoded by the coding sequence atgacttatatcttTGTCTATGGGACTCTGAAGAAGGGTCAGCCCAACTACTTCAGGATGCTGCCGGACCAGGGGAACGGGAAGGCTGAGTTCTGTGGTCACGCCCGCACCGTAGATGGCTACCCGCTGGTGATCGCTGGGAAGTACAACATCCCCTACCTGCTGAACCGTCCCGGGGAGGGCCACAGGGTCCAGGGGGAGGTGTACAGGGTGGATGACACCATGCTGAGCTTCCTAGACGCCTTCGAGGGCTGCCCCACCATGTACCAACGCACCTCCGTTCAGATAGAGTTGGAGGACtggaaggtggaggggagagagaggagcccaGGCAGCATGATGGAGGCCTTCTTCTACAGCACCACCTCCTACCAGCCTGCCTGGCTCAAACACAACTTCTATGAGAACTACGACGCCTACGGAGACCATGGCTTGGTGTACATcgacagggaggacagagagatccaCTGA